The segment ATGGCGCCGGCGATGACGGCGAACGTCCAGATCGGGAAGGCGAACACCGTTGCGGCATGGAAGACCTTCTCCAGCGCGGCCGCGGCGGGCAGGTGCGCGGCATACCGGCTACGCGGCCGCGTCCCCTGGGTGGTCAGGACCGCACGACCGTCGATCCACGACCTCACCAGGTACAGCACGCCCGCCGCGGCGCCGACGGTGAACACGCCGCCGGAGACGATCGCGGCGGCGACGTGGATGACGAGCCAGTAGGAGTTCAGTGCCGGGACGAGATCACCGGCCGGTGTGTAGAGGACGGTGACAGCCAGCCCGAGGGTGAGCGTGACGACGCCGACGATCCACACGCCGAGGTCTCGGACCGGCTGCCGGTGCAGGAGGACGAGGTAGGCCCCGGTGGCGGCCAGACCGCCCGCGACGGCGAACTCGTACATGTTGCCCCAGGGAGCCCGGCCGGCCGCGAGCCCTCGGGTCACCAGGCCCGCGAGGTGCAGGAGGAAGGCGAGGACCGTGAGGGACACCGCGACCCGACCCAGCCGCTGGTCCGTCCGCGACCCCGCGGCGGGAGGGCCAAGGTCTGCCGGGCCAGCGGGCGAGAGGCGGTCGTCCCGCCCGGGCACGACCGCAGGGACCAGGACGGCGTCTCGAACCAGGACCGTCTGGTCGACCTCGACGGCCGCACGGCCCCGGAGGGCGGCCTCGGCCGCATAGGCAAGCATCGCCAGGGCATACACGGCGATGGCGGAGTACACGAGGGTGTCGCTCAGCCAGGCCCAGTCCATCGTTCTACTCCTTCGTCACGGGTGTCGCGGTCCACGCGGGCATCTCGGTCCGCGCGGTCGACCCCGTGCCGGGCCCGCTGCCCGAACCGGTATCGGCTCCACTGACCTGCAGGAGCTGGCGGAGCAGCTCCGTCGGGGGGTCCTGCCGGGTCAGGCTGTATGCCGCCACCTCGACACCGGTGGTGCAAGCGTCGGTGGGGTGCACCCGGACCCACACCCGACGGCGGGGGATGGTCAGGGACATGGTCAGGCCCACGAGCAGCATGATGGCAGCCGCCAGCGAGACCTCCTTGCCCGGGTCGTAGGCGATCTGGAGGTTGACGAACCTGGCCACGCCGTCGAACGTCACGCTGCCAAGCCCGTCCGGCAGCGTCATGGTCTCCCCGGGTCGAAGTGCCCGGGTGAGGGGTTGCCCGCCCTCGCTGAGCTGCTCCATGTCGGTGGTGTCCAGCCTGTAGACCGACTGGGGCGCACCGTCTGACAGCCCCAGGTCCCCGGTCCAGGCGGTGAGCAGGAGCTGCGGATCGAGGAGGTCCGGCGACAGCGAGTACGGCCCGGTCACGGGGTCGAAGGCGGCCGTGGGCAGGAACAGGCCCTGGAAGCCGAGCTGTTCCGGCTGGGCGTCGGGGGCCTTGACGACGCCCTCGGAGGTGAAGAGCCCGTCCAGGGGAAGGAACACCACCGGTCCCGAGGCGACCTCGCGCCCCTGTCCGTCCCGGACGGTGATGCGCGGCGCGTACCCGTTGCCGGTGAGGAACAGCTTGGTTCCGCGGACGTCGAGGGGGGAGTTGACCGCGATGGTGGTCTCCTCGGCCGGCGAGCCGGGGCGCCGGGTGAGCGTGACGTCGGCCCGGAAGTCCCGGGCGGAACCGCGCTGCGGTCCGGTCTGCTCGAACCGGGCGGTGAACGTGTCGAGCGTGAGGAAGAACGGCGTCAGGCGGGCCTCGTCGGTGAAGGGTCCGGGCGAGAACTCGTCGTACTGGGAGCGGGTGTTGGAGAAACCGCCGCCTTCGGCCACGACGACCCGGCCTTCGAAGCCGAACAGGGCGCCGATGGCGATGCCGAAGAGGAGCACTAGCAGCGACAGGTGGAACAGCAGGTTGCCGACCTCGCGCAGGTAGCCCTTCTCCGCGCGGACGGTGCTGCCGTCGATGTCGACCCTGAACCCGCGCCGCCGGAGCTCCTCTGCGGTGACCCGGAGCACCTGGACTGCGGCCAGGGTCGAGTCTGCCCGCCGATGGCCGGGCAGACGGGCCAGGTTGCCCGGCGCGCGCGGTGGATCGGCCCT is part of the Aquipuribacter hungaricus genome and harbors:
- the ccsB gene encoding c-type cytochrome biogenesis protein CcsB, giving the protein MDWAWLSDTLVYSAIAVYALAMLAYAAEAALRGRAAVEVDQTVLVRDAVLVPAVVPGRDDRLSPAGPADLGPPAAGSRTDQRLGRVAVSLTVLAFLLHLAGLVTRGLAAGRAPWGNMYEFAVAGGLAATGAYLVLLHRQPVRDLGVWIVGVVTLTLGLAVTVLYTPAGDLVPALNSYWLVIHVAAAIVSGGVFTVGAAAGVLYLVRSWIDGRAVLTTQGTRPRSRYAAHLPAAAALEKVFHAATVFAFPIWTFAVIAGAIWAEESWGRYWGWDPKETWAFITWVLYAAYLHAQSTAGWRGRRATWFALAGYLAFLFNFFGVNIWLPGLHSYAGV
- the resB gene encoding cytochrome c biogenesis protein ResB, with the translated sequence MTEVQDQLERSGVLEMPARPEGGGSAGWARWAWRSLTSMRSALVLLALLALAAVPGSLLPQRGVASDPNAVAGFFRENPTLAPWLDRLGLFEVYASPWFAAIYLLLLVSMTGCVLPRCARLWRATRADPPRAPGNLARLPGHRRADSTLAAVQVLRVTAEELRRRGFRVDIDGSTVRAEKGYLREVGNLLFHLSLLVLLFGIAIGALFGFEGRVVVAEGGGFSNTRSQYDEFSPGPFTDEARLTPFFLTLDTFTARFEQTGPQRGSARDFRADVTLTRRPGSPAEETTIAVNSPLDVRGTKLFLTGNGYAPRITVRDGQGREVASGPVVFLPLDGLFTSEGVVKAPDAQPEQLGFQGLFLPTAAFDPVTGPYSLSPDLLDPQLLLTAWTGDLGLSDGAPQSVYRLDTTDMEQLSEGGQPLTRALRPGETMTLPDGLGSVTFDGVARFVNLQIAYDPGKEVSLAAAIMLLVGLTMSLTIPRRRVWVRVHPTDACTTGVEVAAYSLTRQDPPTELLRQLLQVSGADTGSGSGPGTGSTARTEMPAWTATPVTKE